A stretch of the Zonotrichia albicollis isolate bZonAlb1 chromosome 29, bZonAlb1.hap1, whole genome shotgun sequence genome encodes the following:
- the LOC102074736 gene encoding uncharacterized protein LOC102074736 isoform X4: MSRDCGVPMDCGVPMDCGVPPVKSRSAAGLGLCRAGSQRCWGWGAFAALWGRLAGPALLGAGPGSSRAAPACPGLGLPRPLPANLPRPRPLPFLGRRRRRKKRRRRRRWQRSRNGAGSSESGTAPTGRVPRQEPAVPPAGIGCSHKPPPLPRLSDSSLMPGKLRRSRREVLGEKQWRSAEEKGSAQREQPKLTRSRTYESSCKEPEQAAEGRQGPPSPSLSKQDSSYRRAFGELAEQDVLLGCFSCAWQREMPYHGRLYVSSRHICFHSNLLLKDIKAVVPVASISALKKTNTALLVPNAISIRTDKGEKFLFVSVRQREATYQLLRSVCKHLQRPEPSRLSELRGNPWEVSDLEPVSPGAEHPGAQEPPRIPGTHRPLPGAFIECLPVTRR; encoded by the exons ATGTCCCGGGATTGCGGGGTGCCCATGGATTGCGGGGTGCCCATGGATTGCGGGGTGCCCCCTGTGAAATCGCGGAGTGCCGCGGGACTGGGGCTGTGCCGCGCTGGCTCTCagcgctgctggggctggggtgcGTTTGCAGCTCTTTGGGGACGGCTGGCTGGTCCCGCACTcctcggggccgggccgggctcatCCCGCGCAGCCCCGGCGTGtcccgggctggggctgccccggcCGCTCCCTGCGAACCTGCCGCGGCCCCGCCCGCTGCCCTTCctcgggaggaggaggaggaggaagaagaggaggaggaggaggaggtggcagcGGAGCAGGAACGGCGCTGGAAGCAGCGAGAGCGGGACAGCTCCGACGGGACGCGTCCCCCGGCAGGAACCGGCTGTGCCCCCGGCAG GAATAGGTTGTTCCCACAAGCCGCCCCCTCTCCCCCGGCTGTCGGACTCATCCCTGATGCCGGGGAAGCTGAGGCGCAGCAGGCGGGAGGTGCTGGGGGAGAAGCAGTGGCGGAGCGCGGAGGAGAAGGGAAGTGCCCAGCGGGAGCAGCCCAAGCTCACCAG ATCCAGGACCTATGAGTCCTCCTGCAAGGAGCCGGAGCAGGCggctgagggcaggcagggaccCCCATCCCCCTCG CTGAGCAAGCAGGACAGCAGCTACCGCCGGGCCTTCGGGGAGCTCGCCGAGCAGGacgtgctgctgggctgcttcTCCTGCGCCTGGCAGAGAGAAATGCCCTACCACGGCCGCCTCTACGTGTCCTCCCGCCACATCTGCTTCCACTCCAACCTTCTGCTCAAGGACatcaag GCCGTGGTCCCTGTCGCCTCCATCTCAGCCCTCAAAAAGACCAACACGGCGCTGCTGGTGCCCAACGCAATCAGCATCCGCACGGACAAGGGGGAGAAG TTCCTGTTTGTGTCGGTGCGCCAGCGAGAAGCCACGTACCAGCTCCTGAGGTCGGTGTGCAAACACCTGCAG CGGCCAGAGCCCTCGAGACTCAGTGAGCTCCGAGGAAACCCTTGGGAAGTCTCAG ATCTCGAGCCAGtcagccctggagcagagcacccCGGAGCCCAAGAGCCTCCCCGGATCCCTGG GACACACAGACCCCTCCCTGGGGCATTCATCGAGTGTCTTCCGGTCACCCGCAGATGA
- the LOC102074736 gene encoding GRAM domain-containing protein 2A isoform X1 translates to MSRDCGVPMDCGVPMDCGVPPVKSRSAAGLGLCRAGSQRCWGWGAFAALWGRLAGPALLGAGPGSSRAAPACPGLGLPRPLPANLPRPRPLPFLGRRRRRKKRRRRRRWQRSRNGAGSSESGTAPTGRVPRQEPAVPPAGIGCSHKPPPLPRLSDSSLMPGKLRRSRREVLGEKQWRSAEEKGSAQREQPKLTRSRTYESSCKEPEQAAEGRQGPPSPSLSKQDSSYRRAFGELAEQDVLLGCFSCAWQREMPYHGRLYVSSRHICFHSNLLLKDIKAVVPVASISALKKTNTALLVPNAISIRTDKGEKFLFVSVRQREATYQLLRSVCKHLQGSGQSPRDSVSSEETLGKSQISSQSALEQSTPEPKSLPGSLGHTDPSLGHSSSVFRSPADEPNPRSRQTEDEDGEVALLIPRWVPAAEKRGLWGRAHAVLWAWVTALWSRINPQLSSLNIIITIYLLLMVALLLSSGYIGLRIAELEQQLSFAEAGPRLNLSPQYKRT, encoded by the exons ATGTCCCGGGATTGCGGGGTGCCCATGGATTGCGGGGTGCCCATGGATTGCGGGGTGCCCCCTGTGAAATCGCGGAGTGCCGCGGGACTGGGGCTGTGCCGCGCTGGCTCTCagcgctgctggggctggggtgcGTTTGCAGCTCTTTGGGGACGGCTGGCTGGTCCCGCACTcctcggggccgggccgggctcatCCCGCGCAGCCCCGGCGTGtcccgggctggggctgccccggcCGCTCCCTGCGAACCTGCCGCGGCCCCGCCCGCTGCCCTTCctcgggaggaggaggaggaggaagaagaggaggaggaggaggaggtggcagcGGAGCAGGAACGGCGCTGGAAGCAGCGAGAGCGGGACAGCTCCGACGGGACGCGTCCCCCGGCAGGAACCGGCTGTGCCCCCGGCAG GAATAGGTTGTTCCCACAAGCCGCCCCCTCTCCCCCGGCTGTCGGACTCATCCCTGATGCCGGGGAAGCTGAGGCGCAGCAGGCGGGAGGTGCTGGGGGAGAAGCAGTGGCGGAGCGCGGAGGAGAAGGGAAGTGCCCAGCGGGAGCAGCCCAAGCTCACCAG ATCCAGGACCTATGAGTCCTCCTGCAAGGAGCCGGAGCAGGCggctgagggcaggcagggaccCCCATCCCCCTCG CTGAGCAAGCAGGACAGCAGCTACCGCCGGGCCTTCGGGGAGCTCGCCGAGCAGGacgtgctgctgggctgcttcTCCTGCGCCTGGCAGAGAGAAATGCCCTACCACGGCCGCCTCTACGTGTCCTCCCGCCACATCTGCTTCCACTCCAACCTTCTGCTCAAGGACatcaag GCCGTGGTCCCTGTCGCCTCCATCTCAGCCCTCAAAAAGACCAACACGGCGCTGCTGGTGCCCAACGCAATCAGCATCCGCACGGACAAGGGGGAGAAG TTCCTGTTTGTGTCGGTGCGCCAGCGAGAAGCCACGTACCAGCTCCTGAGGTCGGTGTGCAAACACCTGCAG GGCAGCGGCCAGAGCCCTCGAGACTCAGTGAGCTCCGAGGAAACCCTTGGGAAGTCTCAG ATCTCGAGCCAGtcagccctggagcagagcacccCGGAGCCCAAGAGCCTCCCCGGATCCCTGG GACACACAGACCCCTCCCTGGGGCATTCATCGAGTGTCTTCCGGTCACCCGCAGATGAGCCCAACCCGAGATCGAGGCAGACAGAGGATGAGGATGGCGAGGTGGCCCTGCTGATTCCCAGATGGGTGCCTGCAGCAGAGAAACGTGGCCTCTGGG ggagagcccacGCCGTGCTCTGGGCCTGGGTCACTGCACTTTGGTCCCGGATAAACCCCCAGCTGAGCTCTCTCaacatcatcatcaccatctaCCTGCTGCT CATGGTGGCCTTGCTGCTGTCCTCGGGGTACATCGGGCTGCGCATCgcggagctggagcagcagctgtccTTCGCGGAGGCCGGCCCGCGCCTCAACCTGTCACCGCA GTACAAGAGAACGTGA
- the LOC102074736 gene encoding GRAM domain-containing protein 2A isoform X5: MPGKLRRSRREVLGEKQWRSAEEKGSAQREQPKLTRSRTYESSCKEPEQAAEGRQGPPSPSLSKQDSSYRRAFGELAEQDVLLGCFSCAWQREMPYHGRLYVSSRHICFHSNLLLKDIKAVVPVASISALKKTNTALLVPNAISIRTDKGEKFLFVSVRQREATYQLLRSVCKHLQGSGQSPRDSVSSEETLGKSQISSQSALEQSTPEPKSLPGSLGHTDPSLGHSSSVFRSPADEPNPRSRQTEDEDGEVALLIPRWVPAAEKRGLWGRAHAVLWAWVTALWSRINPQLSSLNIIITIYLLLMVALLLSSGYIGLRIAELEQQLSFAEAGPRLNLSPQYKRT, encoded by the exons ATGCCGGGGAAGCTGAGGCGCAGCAGGCGGGAGGTGCTGGGGGAGAAGCAGTGGCGGAGCGCGGAGGAGAAGGGAAGTGCCCAGCGGGAGCAGCCCAAGCTCACCAG ATCCAGGACCTATGAGTCCTCCTGCAAGGAGCCGGAGCAGGCggctgagggcaggcagggaccCCCATCCCCCTCG CTGAGCAAGCAGGACAGCAGCTACCGCCGGGCCTTCGGGGAGCTCGCCGAGCAGGacgtgctgctgggctgcttcTCCTGCGCCTGGCAGAGAGAAATGCCCTACCACGGCCGCCTCTACGTGTCCTCCCGCCACATCTGCTTCCACTCCAACCTTCTGCTCAAGGACatcaag GCCGTGGTCCCTGTCGCCTCCATCTCAGCCCTCAAAAAGACCAACACGGCGCTGCTGGTGCCCAACGCAATCAGCATCCGCACGGACAAGGGGGAGAAG TTCCTGTTTGTGTCGGTGCGCCAGCGAGAAGCCACGTACCAGCTCCTGAGGTCGGTGTGCAAACACCTGCAG GGCAGCGGCCAGAGCCCTCGAGACTCAGTGAGCTCCGAGGAAACCCTTGGGAAGTCTCAG ATCTCGAGCCAGtcagccctggagcagagcacccCGGAGCCCAAGAGCCTCCCCGGATCCCTGG GACACACAGACCCCTCCCTGGGGCATTCATCGAGTGTCTTCCGGTCACCCGCAGATGAGCCCAACCCGAGATCGAGGCAGACAGAGGATGAGGATGGCGAGGTGGCCCTGCTGATTCCCAGATGGGTGCCTGCAGCAGAGAAACGTGGCCTCTGGG ggagagcccacGCCGTGCTCTGGGCCTGGGTCACTGCACTTTGGTCCCGGATAAACCCCCAGCTGAGCTCTCTCaacatcatcatcaccatctaCCTGCTGCT CATGGTGGCCTTGCTGCTGTCCTCGGGGTACATCGGGCTGCGCATCgcggagctggagcagcagctgtccTTCGCGGAGGCCGGCCCGCGCCTCAACCTGTCACCGCA GTACAAGAGAACGTGA
- the LOC102074736 gene encoding uncharacterized protein LOC102074736 isoform X2 — MSRDCGVPMDCGVPMDCGVPPVKSRSAAGLGLCRAGSQRCWGWGAFAALWGRLAGPALLGAGPGSSRAAPACPGLGLPRPLPANLPRPRPLPFLGRRRRRKKRRRRRRWQRSRNGAGSSESGTAPTGRVPRQEPAVPPAGIGCSHKPPPLPRLSDSSLMPGKLRRSRREVLGEKQWRSAEEKGSAQREQPKLTRSRTYESSCKEPEQAAEGRQGPPSPSLSKQDSSYRRAFGELAEQDVLLGCFSCAWQREMPYHGRLYVSSRHICFHSNLLLKDIKAVVPVASISALKKTNTALLVPNAISIRTDKGEKFLFVSVRQREATYQLLRSVCKHLQGSGQSPRDSVSSEETLGKSQISSQSALEQSTPEPKSLPGSLDEPNPRSRQTEDEDGEVALLIPRWVPAAEKRGLWGRAHAVLWAWVTALWSRINPQLSSLNIIITIYLLLMVALLLSSGYIGLRIAELEQQLSFAEAGPRLNLSPQYKRT; from the exons ATGTCCCGGGATTGCGGGGTGCCCATGGATTGCGGGGTGCCCATGGATTGCGGGGTGCCCCCTGTGAAATCGCGGAGTGCCGCGGGACTGGGGCTGTGCCGCGCTGGCTCTCagcgctgctggggctggggtgcGTTTGCAGCTCTTTGGGGACGGCTGGCTGGTCCCGCACTcctcggggccgggccgggctcatCCCGCGCAGCCCCGGCGTGtcccgggctggggctgccccggcCGCTCCCTGCGAACCTGCCGCGGCCCCGCCCGCTGCCCTTCctcgggaggaggaggaggaggaagaagaggaggaggaggaggaggtggcagcGGAGCAGGAACGGCGCTGGAAGCAGCGAGAGCGGGACAGCTCCGACGGGACGCGTCCCCCGGCAGGAACCGGCTGTGCCCCCGGCAG GAATAGGTTGTTCCCACAAGCCGCCCCCTCTCCCCCGGCTGTCGGACTCATCCCTGATGCCGGGGAAGCTGAGGCGCAGCAGGCGGGAGGTGCTGGGGGAGAAGCAGTGGCGGAGCGCGGAGGAGAAGGGAAGTGCCCAGCGGGAGCAGCCCAAGCTCACCAG ATCCAGGACCTATGAGTCCTCCTGCAAGGAGCCGGAGCAGGCggctgagggcaggcagggaccCCCATCCCCCTCG CTGAGCAAGCAGGACAGCAGCTACCGCCGGGCCTTCGGGGAGCTCGCCGAGCAGGacgtgctgctgggctgcttcTCCTGCGCCTGGCAGAGAGAAATGCCCTACCACGGCCGCCTCTACGTGTCCTCCCGCCACATCTGCTTCCACTCCAACCTTCTGCTCAAGGACatcaag GCCGTGGTCCCTGTCGCCTCCATCTCAGCCCTCAAAAAGACCAACACGGCGCTGCTGGTGCCCAACGCAATCAGCATCCGCACGGACAAGGGGGAGAAG TTCCTGTTTGTGTCGGTGCGCCAGCGAGAAGCCACGTACCAGCTCCTGAGGTCGGTGTGCAAACACCTGCAG GGCAGCGGCCAGAGCCCTCGAGACTCAGTGAGCTCCGAGGAAACCCTTGGGAAGTCTCAG ATCTCGAGCCAGtcagccctggagcagagcacccCGGAGCCCAAGAGCCTCCCCGGATCCCTGG ATGAGCCCAACCCGAGATCGAGGCAGACAGAGGATGAGGATGGCGAGGTGGCCCTGCTGATTCCCAGATGGGTGCCTGCAGCAGAGAAACGTGGCCTCTGGG ggagagcccacGCCGTGCTCTGGGCCTGGGTCACTGCACTTTGGTCCCGGATAAACCCCCAGCTGAGCTCTCTCaacatcatcatcaccatctaCCTGCTGCT CATGGTGGCCTTGCTGCTGTCCTCGGGGTACATCGGGCTGCGCATCgcggagctggagcagcagctgtccTTCGCGGAGGCCGGCCCGCGCCTCAACCTGTCACCGCA GTACAAGAGAACGTGA
- the LOC102074736 gene encoding uncharacterized protein LOC102074736 isoform X3, which yields MSRDCGVPMDCGVPMDCGVPPVKSRSAAGLGLCRAGSQRCWGWGAFAALWGRLAGPALLGAGPGSSRAAPACPGLGLPRPLPANLPRPRPLPFLGRRRRRKKRRRRRRWQRSRNGAGSSESGTAPTGRVPRQEPAVPPAAEQAGQQLPPGLRGARRAGRAAGLLLLRLAERNALPRPPLRVLPPHLLPLQPSAQGHQGRGPCRLHLSPQKDQHGAAGAQRNQHPHGQGGEVPVCVGAPARSHVPAPEGSGQSPRDSVSSEETLGKSQISSQSALEQSTPEPKSLPGSLGHTDPSLGHSSSVFRSPADEPNPRSRQTEDEDGEVALLIPRWVPAAEKRGLWGRAHAVLWAWVTALWSRINPQLSSLNIIITIYLLLMVALLLSSGYIGLRIAELEQQLSFAEAGPRLNLSPQYKRT from the exons ATGTCCCGGGATTGCGGGGTGCCCATGGATTGCGGGGTGCCCATGGATTGCGGGGTGCCCCCTGTGAAATCGCGGAGTGCCGCGGGACTGGGGCTGTGCCGCGCTGGCTCTCagcgctgctggggctggggtgcGTTTGCAGCTCTTTGGGGACGGCTGGCTGGTCCCGCACTcctcggggccgggccgggctcatCCCGCGCAGCCCCGGCGTGtcccgggctggggctgccccggcCGCTCCCTGCGAACCTGCCGCGGCCCCGCCCGCTGCCCTTCctcgggaggaggaggaggaggaagaagaggaggaggaggaggaggtggcagcGGAGCAGGAACGGCGCTGGAAGCAGCGAGAGCGGGACAGCTCCGACGGGACGCGTCCCCCGGCAGGAACCGGCTGTGCCCCCGGCAG CTGAGCAAGCAGGACAGCAGCTACCGCCGGGCCTTCGGGGAGCTCGCCGAGCAGGacgtgctgctgggctgcttcTCCTGCGCCTGGCAGAGAGAAATGCCCTACCACGGCCGCCTCTACGTGTCCTCCCGCCACATCTGCTTCCACTCCAACCTTCTGCTCAAGGACatcaag GCCGTGGTCCCTGTCGCCTCCATCTCAGCCCTCAAAAAGACCAACACGGCGCTGCTGGTGCCCAACGCAATCAGCATCCGCACGGACAAGGGGGAGAAG TTCCTGTTTGTGTCGGTGCGCCAGCGAGAAGCCACGTACCAGCTCCTGAG GGCAGCGGCCAGAGCCCTCGAGACTCAGTGAGCTCCGAGGAAACCCTTGGGAAGTCTCAG ATCTCGAGCCAGtcagccctggagcagagcacccCGGAGCCCAAGAGCCTCCCCGGATCCCTGG GACACACAGACCCCTCCCTGGGGCATTCATCGAGTGTCTTCCGGTCACCCGCAGATGAGCCCAACCCGAGATCGAGGCAGACAGAGGATGAGGATGGCGAGGTGGCCCTGCTGATTCCCAGATGGGTGCCTGCAGCAGAGAAACGTGGCCTCTGGG ggagagcccacGCCGTGCTCTGGGCCTGGGTCACTGCACTTTGGTCCCGGATAAACCCCCAGCTGAGCTCTCTCaacatcatcatcaccatctaCCTGCTGCT CATGGTGGCCTTGCTGCTGTCCTCGGGGTACATCGGGCTGCGCATCgcggagctggagcagcagctgtccTTCGCGGAGGCCGGCCCGCGCCTCAACCTGTCACCGCA GTACAAGAGAACGTGA